The Armatimonadota bacterium genome includes a window with the following:
- the cadA gene encoding cadmium-translocating P-type ATPase yields MKRSVLYIAQMDCPDEERLVRARLERMEGIRQILSDLSRRRVEVTHSLADERDLLVALEPLGLGARLAVEEPEAQAVPGAPLEHRQEAGWRSWIWLAVSGACAVSAEAAAWVTGNERSLPVVALAVLALVSSGREPLIKGLRALRGFVLNINFLMTVAVAGAVVIGKWPEAAMVTFLFALAEVIEARAAGRARRAIQALVQMTPDTARVRSEQGIFAPVPVGAVRCGDLVEVRPGERIPLDGIVIEGNSAVDQSPITGESIPVEKTAGDALFAGTINGSGALVFEVTASKGSTTLDRIIRLVREAQARRAPIQRFVDRFAARYTPAVVVAAVAVASVPPLFLGAPALPWVYRALVLLVIACPCALVLATPVTIVSALTAAARCGILVKGGAHLEHGRLLKAVAFDKTGTLTEGRPRLTDVISLNGFPEEEALRLAASLNVRSEHPIASAIVAGWAQKDLPASASEEERAAREAARLAELQPAAEFEAMPGMGVRGRVDGRALLLGNHRLAETNGTCGPDVERHLEKLEAEGKTAFVLMSEDEPVAVFGVADELRPASKDAVAELRAAGLHTVLLSGDAQKTVDAIAAEAGVDEAFGGLLPEEKADLVAKLTERFGRVGMVGDGVNDAPALARAHTGFAMGAVGSDAALETADVALMEDDLRKVPEFLRISRSTHAVLWQNIAIALGIKAVFFALAVTGKATLWMAVFADMGASLIVVANGLRLLRCCRAEA; encoded by the coding sequence ATGAAACGTTCGGTCCTCTACATCGCTCAGATGGACTGCCCCGACGAGGAACGCCTAGTGCGCGCCCGACTGGAGCGGATGGAGGGCATCCGGCAGATCCTGTCCGACCTCTCGCGGCGGAGGGTGGAGGTGACCCATTCGCTGGCGGATGAGCGCGACCTGCTCGTCGCGCTCGAGCCCCTGGGGTTGGGGGCGAGGCTGGCGGTCGAGGAGCCGGAAGCGCAGGCGGTACCGGGGGCGCCCTTGGAGCATCGCCAAGAAGCAGGCTGGAGGAGCTGGATCTGGCTGGCGGTCTCCGGCGCCTGCGCAGTCTCCGCCGAAGCGGCCGCCTGGGTCACGGGCAACGAGCGTTCCCTTCCCGTCGTGGCGCTCGCCGTGCTGGCGCTGGTCAGCAGCGGACGTGAGCCGCTCATCAAGGGTCTGAGGGCGCTTCGCGGCTTCGTGCTGAACATCAATTTCCTGATGACGGTGGCCGTCGCGGGGGCGGTGGTGATCGGAAAGTGGCCTGAGGCCGCGATGGTGACCTTCCTGTTCGCTCTGGCCGAGGTCATCGAGGCCCGGGCAGCCGGACGCGCGCGTCGGGCCATACAGGCGCTGGTCCAGATGACTCCGGACACCGCTCGCGTACGCTCTGAGCAGGGTATTTTCGCTCCTGTTCCCGTGGGGGCGGTGCGATGCGGCGATCTGGTGGAGGTGCGCCCGGGGGAGCGCATTCCGCTGGACGGCATCGTCATCGAGGGCAACTCCGCCGTGGACCAGTCGCCCATAACGGGCGAATCCATCCCCGTGGAGAAGACTGCAGGCGACGCGCTGTTTGCGGGGACCATCAACGGATCCGGCGCGCTGGTCTTCGAGGTGACGGCATCAAAGGGGAGCACCACACTGGACCGCATCATCCGGCTAGTGCGGGAGGCTCAGGCCAGGCGCGCCCCGATACAGCGGTTTGTGGACCGCTTTGCGGCCCGGTACACCCCGGCGGTAGTTGTGGCGGCGGTGGCGGTCGCCTCCGTTCCCCCCTTGTTTCTGGGAGCGCCGGCCCTGCCGTGGGTCTACCGCGCCCTTGTGTTGCTGGTCATCGCCTGTCCCTGCGCACTGGTGCTGGCCACACCGGTAACCATCGTCAGCGCCCTGACCGCCGCCGCTCGATGCGGCATTCTGGTAAAGGGAGGAGCGCATCTGGAGCACGGCAGGCTACTCAAGGCAGTGGCCTTCGACAAGACGGGCACTCTGACGGAAGGACGGCCGCGGCTGACGGACGTCATCAGTTTGAACGGTTTTCCCGAGGAAGAGGCTCTGCGCCTGGCCGCCAGCCTGAATGTGCGCTCGGAGCATCCCATCGCATCCGCCATCGTCGCGGGTTGGGCGCAAAAGGATCTCCCCGCTTCAGCATCCGAGGAGGAGCGCGCCGCGCGGGAGGCCGCCCGCCTGGCGGAGCTCCAGCCAGCCGCCGAATTCGAAGCAATGCCGGGAATGGGCGTCCGGGGTCGCGTGGACGGGCGGGCGCTTCTGCTGGGAAATCACCGTCTGGCGGAGACCAATGGCACCTGCGGCCCCGATGTGGAACGGCACCTGGAAAAACTGGAAGCCGAGGGCAAGACGGCTTTCGTCCTGATGTCGGAAGATGAGCCCGTCGCCGTGTTCGGCGTGGCTGACGAGCTCCGCCCGGCCAGCAAGGACGCTGTGGCGGAGCTTCGAGCGGCCGGGCTGCACACCGTCCTGCTTTCCGGCGACGCTCAGAAAACCGTGGACGCCATTGCAGCGGAAGCGGGCGTTGACGAGGCGTTTGGCGGTCTCTTGCCGGAGGAGAAGGCGGATCTGGTGGCAAAGCTCACGGAGCGGTTCGGCCGGGTGGGAATGGTGGGTGACGGCGTGAACGACGCTCCGGCTCTTGCACGGGCGCACACGGGGTTCGCCATGGGCGCGGTCGGGTCTGATGCGGCGCTGGAGACCGCGGATGTCGCCTTGATGGAGGACGATCTCCGCAAGGTGCCGGAGTTTCTGCGGATCAGCCGCAGCACGCATGCCGTGCTCTGGCAGAATATCGCCATCGCCCTTGGCATAAAGGCGGTCTTTTTTGCGCTGGCCGTTACGGGAAAGGCCACCCTGTGGATGGCCGTTTTCGCCGATATGGGGGCCAGCCTGATCGTGGTCGCGAATGGACTGCGGCTGCTCCGTTGCTGCCGCGCGGAAGCCTGA
- a CDS encoding thioredoxin family protein, which produces MALKIGAEAPAFGLKNVDGNTISLESLKDGASALAIVFSCNHCPYVLAWEDRLIQIARDYAARGVRFVLINANDPVKYPADSFSEMQSRARMKSYPFPYLFDETQEVARAYGAERTPEVFLFDASGRLVYHGAPDDNYDDPSAVKKHYLREALDSVLAGGTPPVAETPPVGCTIKWK; this is translated from the coding sequence ATGGCTCTCAAAATCGGGGCCGAGGCCCCGGCGTTTGGACTGAAGAACGTGGACGGGAACACGATCTCGCTGGAGTCGCTGAAGGATGGCGCCAGCGCGCTGGCGATCGTTTTCAGCTGCAACCACTGCCCCTATGTGCTGGCGTGGGAGGACAGACTGATCCAGATCGCCCGGGACTACGCTGCACGAGGAGTGCGGTTCGTGTTGATCAATGCAAACGATCCGGTGAAATACCCTGCGGACAGCTTTTCCGAGATGCAGTCCCGCGCCCGGATGAAGTCCTACCCGTTCCCATATCTCTTCGATGAGACGCAGGAGGTGGCGCGCGCTTACGGGGCGGAGCGGACGCCCGAGGTGTTCCTGTTCGACGCTTCGGGCAGGCTGGTGTATCACGGCGCTCCGGACGACAACTACGACGATCCGTCAGCCGTGAAGAAGCATTACCTGCGGGAGGCCCTGGACAGCGTCCTGGCCGGAGGGACTCCGCCCGTGGCTGAGACTCCGCCTGTCGGGTGCACCATCAAGTGGAAATAG
- a CDS encoding ATPase AAA yields MPDLFDQQSRPGEPGGRQPLAARMRPVTLDEFVGQQHIVGEGTLLRRAIESDELPSLILYGPPGSGKTTLAAIIQNSSKAAFESFSAVTSGVAEIREVIRRARERRKLYGQRTILFVDEIHRFNKAQQDAFLPHIEDGTIILLGATTENPYFEINSPIISRARVFQLQPLSKDDMKILVRRALEDREKGLGELECSLEEDALEHLVDVAGGDARAALNALEAAALNCPLSPEGRRLITRKMVEDALQQRALGYDKAGDSHYDTISAFIKSMRGSDPDAAVYWLARMLAAGEDPRFIARRIVIQAAEDVGNADPMALVVATAAAHAVEYVGMPEAQIPLAQAAIYLACAPKSNASYVAINRAMEDVRNRPHVAVPPHLRSTGYRGAEQLGHGVGYLYPHDYPMGQVEQEYLPPGAKSRRYYEPTEHGLERKIAERLKVWQNELARRRRKPGQGE; encoded by the coding sequence ATGCCCGACCTCTTCGACCAGCAGAGCCGGCCCGGCGAGCCCGGGGGCAGACAGCCCCTGGCCGCACGAATGCGTCCGGTCACGCTGGACGAGTTCGTCGGGCAGCAGCACATCGTGGGCGAGGGCACCCTGCTCAGGCGCGCCATCGAGTCCGACGAGCTGCCGTCCCTGATTCTGTACGGCCCTCCGGGCAGCGGCAAGACCACACTGGCCGCCATCATCCAGAACAGCAGCAAGGCGGCGTTTGAGTCCTTCAGCGCGGTGACGTCCGGAGTGGCGGAGATCCGGGAGGTCATCCGCCGGGCCCGGGAGCGCAGGAAACTATACGGCCAGCGCACCATCCTGTTTGTGGACGAGATCCATCGGTTCAACAAGGCCCAGCAGGATGCCTTTCTGCCCCATATCGAAGATGGGACCATCATTCTGCTGGGAGCCACCACCGAGAACCCCTACTTTGAGATCAACTCTCCCATCATCTCCCGAGCGCGCGTCTTCCAGCTTCAGCCGCTTTCCAAGGACGACATGAAAATCCTGGTCCGCAGGGCGCTGGAAGACCGGGAAAAAGGTCTGGGTGAGCTGGAATGTTCCCTGGAGGAAGACGCGCTGGAGCACCTGGTGGATGTGGCGGGCGGGGACGCGAGAGCGGCGCTGAACGCTCTGGAAGCAGCCGCTCTGAACTGCCCGCTGTCGCCGGAAGGGCGCAGGCTCATCACCCGCAAGATGGTGGAGGACGCTCTGCAGCAGCGGGCTCTGGGCTACGACAAGGCCGGCGACTCCCACTACGACACCATCTCCGCGTTCATCAAGAGCATGCGCGGGTCGGACCCGGACGCCGCCGTATACTGGCTCGCCCGTATGCTGGCCGCAGGGGAGGATCCCCGTTTCATCGCCCGCCGGATTGTCATCCAGGCCGCTGAGGACGTGGGCAACGCCGACCCGATGGCCCTGGTCGTCGCCACCGCCGCCGCCCACGCAGTGGAATATGTGGGGATGCCGGAAGCGCAGATCCCCCTGGCGCAGGCGGCCATCTATCTGGCCTGCGCCCCAAAATCCAACGCAAGCTACGTGGCCATCAACCGCGCAATGGAGGACGTTCGCAACCGTCCGCACGTCGCCGTCCCGCCGCATCTGCGGAGCACGGGCTACCGGGGAGCGGAGCAGCTGGGGCACGGCGTGGGCTATCTGTATCCGCACGACTATCCGATGGGGCAGGTGGAGCAGGAGTACCTCCCTCCCGGGGCGAAGTCGCGCCGATATTACGAACCGACAGAGCACGGGCTGGAGCGCAAGATCGCGGAGCGTCTGAAGGTTTGGCAGAACGAGCTGGCTCGCCGCCGCCGCAAGCCCGGACAAGGGGAATAA
- the flgB gene encoding flagellar basal-body rod protein FlgB, protein MLRILDDPTRAVLARAMDACAVRNRVIASNIANADTPGYRRAYVRFEDSLKQMLAEGGPDDVSDAQRLSATVEEDSTPSSRLDGNNVNLDAEMADLARNSIEYNALVELYRLKGQLVSTVINGGTR, encoded by the coding sequence GTGCTTCGCATTCTTGACGACCCTACGCGCGCCGTCCTTGCGCGCGCAATGGACGCCTGCGCCGTCCGCAACCGGGTCATCGCGTCGAACATCGCCAACGCGGACACCCCGGGGTATCGGCGCGCATACGTCCGCTTTGAAGATAGCCTCAAGCAGATGCTTGCCGAAGGCGGTCCGGACGACGTCTCCGACGCCCAGCGGCTGAGTGCCACGGTGGAAGAGGATTCCACCCCGTCTTCGAGGCTGGACGGCAACAACGTCAACCTTGACGCTGAGATGGCCGATCTGGCGCGCAACAGCATCGAATACAACGCTCTGGTGGAGCTGTACCGGCTCAAAGGACAGCTGGTCTCCACCGTCATCAACGGAGGGACCCGGTGA
- a CDS encoding flagellar basal-body rod protein FlgC: MPRLSAFDISAMGLSAQRQRLDVVAENIANVNTTRTPDGGPYRRKQVVFETVLAGQGLPGAEPQGVLVSEVTTDPAPPKTVYEPGHPDADERGFVTLPNVNIVDEMVDLISATRSYEANVTALNATKGMLMKALEIGRR, from the coding sequence ATGCCTCGTCTGTCCGCATTCGACATCAGCGCGATGGGACTGAGCGCCCAGCGGCAGAGGCTGGACGTGGTGGCGGAGAACATCGCGAACGTAAATACCACCCGCACGCCTGACGGAGGCCCATACCGCCGCAAGCAGGTGGTCTTTGAAACAGTGCTGGCCGGGCAGGGTCTGCCCGGAGCGGAACCGCAGGGCGTCCTGGTGTCGGAGGTTACAACGGACCCGGCTCCGCCGAAGACCGTCTACGAGCCCGGCCACCCCGACGCCGACGAGCGGGGATTCGTAACCCTGCCCAACGTGAACATCGTGGATGAGATGGTGGATCTCATCAGCGCGACGCGCTCCTATGAGGCCAACGTCACCGCCCTGAATGCCACCAAGGGCATGCTGATGAAGGCGCTTGAGATCGGGCGAAGGTAA
- the fliF gene encoding flagellar M-ring protein — protein MENRLRSFFQLWTNLTPPQRVIVSFFAAAVVVTAVVLAVVASRPDYTVLFSNLRPEDAAAIVQKLRDSKVPYRVTANGTAIEVPSASVYEVRLNLAGQGLPQGGNVGFEIFDKNSLGVTDFSQKMSYLRALQGELQRTISSLDGVSDARVHIVLPDDTLYSSEKKDASASVLLRLDGSRPPSDEQVAGIVNLVSAAVEGLKPERVSVVDTRGNVLADGSGQGRDSLRLTATQLDIKRAAERAIRSDVESMLDRVAGPGKAVVRVSARMSFDQKQTTSEIFEPAGGGTQGVIASQERTREVYGAGARSVGGVPGTASNVQPPAQRPAAAPAAGQAGYEREQESTRFNVSRRTETVEGAPGQIEHLSVAVMVDREVGPEKLAAIRQAATAAAGIDPARGDRIVVESVEFPREETAGKAPLAASLGKYLNIGRNALAILLLAGFALFIRGALAKQSITVENAQPEPVALGSVAQAALGGAAQNIAGEAASQPAGLQKVEMPELTIPLESAKELAIQQPEEIANVVRTWMTDERRAA, from the coding sequence ATGGAAAACAGACTCCGGTCGTTCTTTCAGCTATGGACTAATCTGACTCCTCCGCAGAGGGTGATTGTCTCCTTCTTTGCGGCGGCGGTGGTTGTGACGGCGGTGGTCCTGGCCGTGGTTGCCAGCCGTCCGGACTACACCGTCTTGTTCTCCAACCTGCGTCCGGAAGATGCCGCCGCCATCGTCCAGAAGCTGCGCGATTCCAAGGTGCCCTACCGTGTGACGGCGAACGGCACCGCCATCGAGGTTCCTTCCGCCAGCGTCTATGAGGTGCGCCTGAATCTGGCCGGCCAGGGACTGCCGCAGGGCGGCAATGTGGGATTCGAGATCTTCGACAAGAACTCGCTCGGCGTTACGGACTTTTCCCAGAAGATGAGCTATCTGCGAGCCCTGCAGGGAGAGCTTCAACGCACCATCAGCTCGCTGGACGGCGTCTCGGACGCGCGGGTGCACATTGTGCTGCCGGACGACACTCTTTACAGTTCGGAGAAAAAAGACGCTTCGGCATCCGTGTTGCTGAGGCTGGACGGTTCCCGGCCTCCGTCGGACGAACAGGTGGCAGGCATTGTCAACCTGGTGAGCGCCGCCGTTGAGGGACTCAAGCCGGAGCGAGTCAGTGTGGTGGACACGCGCGGAAACGTCCTGGCGGACGGCTCTGGCCAGGGACGGGATTCGCTGCGGCTGACGGCCACGCAGCTCGATATCAAGCGCGCGGCGGAGCGGGCCATCCGCTCCGACGTCGAGAGCATGCTGGACCGCGTGGCCGGTCCCGGAAAAGCCGTGGTGCGCGTGAGCGCGCGGATGTCCTTCGATCAGAAGCAGACCACCAGCGAGATCTTCGAGCCGGCAGGAGGAGGAACCCAGGGCGTCATCGCCAGCCAGGAGCGGACTCGGGAGGTCTACGGAGCCGGGGCGCGCTCCGTCGGTGGGGTTCCCGGGACGGCGTCCAACGTGCAGCCCCCGGCGCAGCGGCCGGCAGCCGCCCCGGCTGCTGGGCAGGCCGGTTACGAGCGCGAGCAGGAGAGCACACGCTTTAACGTGTCCCGCCGCACGGAGACAGTGGAGGGGGCCCCCGGACAGATCGAGCACCTCAGCGTTGCAGTGATGGTGGACCGAGAGGTGGGACCGGAGAAGCTGGCCGCCATCCGCCAGGCCGCCACCGCTGCGGCGGGGATAGACCCGGCGCGGGGCGACCGGATCGTGGTGGAGAGTGTCGAGTTTCCGAGAGAGGAGACTGCAGGGAAGGCACCGCTGGCGGCGAGTCTGGGCAAATATCTGAACATCGGGCGTAACGCCCTGGCCATCCTGCTTCTGGCAGGTTTCGCCCTGTTCATCCGCGGAGCGCTCGCCAAACAGAGCATCACCGTGGAGAACGCGCAACCGGAACCGGTTGCGTTGGGATCGGTCGCTCAGGCCGCCCTCGGCGGAGCCGCGCAAAACATCGCTGGGGAGGCTGCCTCCCAGCCCGCCGGGCTTCAGAAGGTGGAGATGCCGGAGCTGACCATCCCGCTGGAAAGCGCAAAGGAACTGGCTATACAGCAACCGGAAGAGATTGCCAATGTCGTCCGCACATGGATGACCGACGAGCGGAGGGCCGCATAA